The following are from one region of the Haloactinomyces albus genome:
- a CDS encoding FAD-dependent monooxygenase has protein sequence MNQQDEQARAHTQVLVVGAGPVGAVTALELARHGIHSILVDRSPFPSRHPKMDYINGRSMELLRRLDLTAEIRTGGVGPDHPFNFVWTRDFDEQPISVWNYSSVTELNRRIEESNDGSMPLEAHQRLQGSLLEQMLRRRVRECGLVDFREGWSLHEFDQDSSGIRARLVDTEHHTEHTVSARYLAACDGANSTVRGQLGIPMSQLGPTTQHRDVYFRSSDPTLRKHGRAFLTIAAGGLTLVSRDEQDTWTGTVHLADETTRSVEPLTLMRENLGVDFRVDEVLSIVEWEGRLGVSDAYRSGSVFLAGDAAHQFYPTGGHGANTGIGDAVDLGWKLSACLRGWGGPALLDSYEDERRPVALFNREMCANLLEVWLRFPRLVANGASREHIQGFLEHETYQMDNLGIHFGYRYDSSPVIRHEAGPAPAWSWARIIPTTWPGGRAPSIRLANGTPVFDLFGTEFTLCDMSGTKAGKDMVEVAEQRGVPIKHLIVDDENLRAHWEHDLVLVRPDQHVAWRGDVVPDDRSALLDLVRGC, from the coding sequence ATGAACCAACAGGACGAGCAGGCGCGGGCCCACACCCAGGTCTTGGTGGTCGGGGCCGGGCCGGTCGGGGCCGTCACCGCCCTTGAGCTGGCCCGGCACGGAATTCACAGCATCCTCGTGGACCGCTCCCCCTTTCCCTCCCGGCATCCGAAGATGGACTACATCAACGGCCGGAGCATGGAACTGCTGCGCAGACTGGATCTCACCGCGGAGATACGCACGGGCGGGGTCGGCCCCGACCACCCCTTCAACTTCGTCTGGACCCGCGACTTCGACGAGCAACCGATCTCGGTGTGGAATTACTCCTCGGTGACCGAGCTGAACAGGCGTATCGAGGAGAGCAACGACGGCTCCATGCCATTGGAGGCCCACCAAAGATTGCAGGGTTCCCTCCTGGAGCAGATGCTGCGACGCCGTGTCCGGGAATGCGGTCTGGTCGACTTCCGCGAGGGTTGGTCCTTGCACGAGTTCGACCAGGACTCCTCGGGAATTCGTGCCAGGCTCGTCGATACCGAGCACCACACCGAGCACACCGTCAGCGCCCGCTACCTCGCGGCATGCGACGGGGCGAACAGCACAGTACGTGGGCAGCTCGGCATCCCCATGTCGCAGCTCGGACCGACCACGCAGCATCGCGACGTCTACTTCCGCAGCAGTGACCCCACCTTGCGCAAGCACGGCAGAGCATTTCTCACCATCGCAGCCGGTGGTCTCACCCTGGTCTCCCGGGACGAGCAGGACACCTGGACCGGAACGGTGCACCTCGCCGACGAGACGACCCGCTCCGTGGAACCCCTGACGCTCATGCGCGAAAATCTCGGAGTGGACTTCCGGGTGGACGAGGTACTCAGCATCGTCGAGTGGGAAGGCAGGCTCGGGGTTTCCGACGCCTATCGCAGCGGTTCGGTATTCCTCGCCGGTGACGCCGCTCACCAGTTCTACCCGACCGGCGGGCACGGCGCGAACACCGGGATCGGCGACGCGGTCGATCTTGGCTGGAAGCTTTCCGCTTGCTTGCGAGGGTGGGGCGGACCGGCCCTGTTGGACAGCTACGAGGACGAACGACGCCCCGTCGCCCTGTTCAACCGCGAGATGTGCGCCAATCTGCTCGAAGTGTGGCTTCGCTTCCCGAGGCTGGTCGCCAACGGAGCCTCTCGCGAGCACATTCAGGGCTTCCTCGAGCACGAGACCTACCAGATGGACAACCTCGGCATCCACTTCGGTTACCGCTACGACTCGTCACCGGTGATCCGTCACGAAGCCGGCCCCGCACCGGCGTGGTCATGGGCACGGATCATCCCCACGACCTGGCCTGGCGGGCGCGCCCCCTCGATCCGGCTGGCGAACGGAACGCCGGTGTTCGACCTGTTCGGTACTGAATTCACGCTCTGCGACATGTCCGGAACGAAGGCGGGCAAGGACATGGTCGAGGTGGCCGAACAGCGCGGCGTCCCGATCAAGCATCTTATCGTCGATGACGAAAATCTCCGTGCGCATTGGGAGCACGATCTCGTTCTCGTACGCCCGGACCAGCACGTGGCGTGGCGCGGCGATGTCGTTCCGGACGACCGGAGTGCCCTGCTCGACCTGGTTCGCGGCTGCTGA
- a CDS encoding ATP-binding protein, whose amino-acid sequence MRRFLSSGSDDPALVGRNRILSELSGSLEAVLGGSGGSYCVEGAAGIGKTRLVRHIGTEAIHRGMSVAGGQATELDRMAPFSTLLTCLQGESAPGLDVSSFASATDRGQFGQVDRLGEILEDHSRQRPLLVLIDDAQWMDEMTAFALRILVPGLSSSPVVWLLSRRRLSGRRPPQEAIDWLIDQGTRLLPLEPLDDDAVAQICETVLGAIPDSGVLSLVSRCSGNPFLLRELLTTLSDAGQLAVSDGTATIVRGTLPANFVSAVGARLRELSEDARKLLEAGAVLSRPFTAHEAARLMGFSAVGLLSAVKEAIEGGTLVDQGSNLVFRHDLIREAVYDELPGPVLSVLHREAADVVREEGRSAIEVVEHLVRSGRHIDHQMVGTMRDEVKKVAEGAPSSAADLILRMVNLLDERDPAGPELVADAVRLLASAGRVGEARDLAKRTLRGGLTAESESGLLLGLAEALKHAGRNAEVVEHTRRALARPDVPDAVRARLLAIHAHGLLYIDDLARADSASRQAEEVAEAAGDLAAMVFGMVARTVTLRARGRLADAVELAREAVQVADRTTSDVRHRHPRLWLAPALGAMDRLAEADAVCEIGQREAGELGTAWSQPLWHYQRARLRIANGRLDDAAAEAEAGLRFAEQLAAYALMVPLLGLLAYIAIQRGEDAAGNAHLDSAGKLVTDGIGGGMEDLGWPMALAQDAAGKPEAAMRTLDEIFRCLPDRMLLLVFDVRASATLVSLAQRVGDSKRAQLVVDTSRALADRNPMVSSFAGAAKHAEGLIKQDLNTLRDAVAAFRRGPRRLGLALALEDTAAAEFDAGNRQGAVKLLEESSEIARISGAHRDLARIQERLTELNIPRKPALHGTSRWNCLTESELRVALLVADGLTNREVAARLFLSPHTVDSHLRHSFTKLGVSSRVELTRQVLANTEDG is encoded by the coding sequence ATGCGCCGATTCCTGTCTTCGGGCTCGGATGATCCGGCACTGGTGGGCCGGAACAGGATTCTTTCCGAATTATCCGGTTCCCTCGAGGCGGTACTGGGGGGGAGCGGTGGCAGTTACTGCGTGGAAGGCGCTGCAGGTATCGGCAAGACCCGACTCGTCCGACACATCGGTACCGAAGCTATCCACAGAGGAATGTCCGTCGCGGGTGGTCAGGCCACCGAGTTGGACCGTATGGCGCCGTTCAGTACCCTGCTGACCTGCTTGCAGGGTGAAAGTGCGCCCGGTCTGGATGTTTCCTCCTTCGCGAGCGCGACGGACCGAGGCCAGTTCGGCCAAGTGGATCGGCTCGGGGAGATACTCGAGGACCACTCTCGGCAGCGGCCACTGCTCGTGCTGATCGACGACGCACAATGGATGGACGAGATGACGGCGTTCGCGTTGCGCATTCTCGTTCCGGGACTGTCCTCCTCACCGGTGGTGTGGTTGCTTTCCCGACGCCGATTATCGGGACGCCGCCCTCCGCAAGAAGCCATCGATTGGCTGATTGACCAGGGAACTCGATTACTGCCACTCGAACCGTTGGATGACGATGCCGTCGCACAGATCTGTGAAACCGTGCTGGGGGCCATTCCCGATTCGGGGGTGCTGTCGCTGGTCTCGCGTTGCAGCGGCAATCCTTTCCTGCTGCGCGAGTTATTGACGACGCTGTCCGATGCGGGGCAACTGGCCGTTTCGGACGGGACGGCCACGATCGTCCGCGGCACGCTCCCGGCGAATTTCGTGAGCGCGGTGGGGGCTCGGCTGCGCGAACTCTCCGAGGACGCGCGCAAGCTACTGGAAGCGGGAGCCGTACTCAGCCGGCCGTTCACCGCCCATGAGGCGGCACGTCTGATGGGCTTTTCGGCGGTCGGCCTGCTGTCCGCGGTCAAGGAAGCGATCGAGGGCGGGACTTTGGTCGACCAGGGATCGAACCTGGTGTTCCGGCACGATCTGATCCGTGAGGCGGTTTACGACGAGTTGCCCGGCCCGGTGCTGTCGGTACTGCACCGGGAGGCGGCCGATGTCGTGCGGGAGGAGGGGCGTTCCGCGATCGAGGTCGTGGAGCACCTGGTCCGGAGCGGACGCCACATCGACCACCAGATGGTCGGGACGATGCGGGACGAGGTCAAGAAGGTGGCCGAAGGAGCACCGAGCAGTGCCGCCGACCTCATCCTGCGCATGGTCAACCTGCTCGACGAGCGGGATCCTGCCGGACCGGAGCTGGTCGCCGATGCGGTACGGCTGCTCGCCAGCGCGGGGCGGGTCGGGGAGGCTCGGGACCTCGCCAAGCGGACATTACGCGGCGGCCTGACCGCCGAGTCGGAATCGGGGTTGCTGCTCGGGCTCGCGGAGGCCCTCAAACACGCCGGGCGCAACGCCGAGGTGGTGGAGCACACCCGCCGGGCACTCGCGCGCCCGGATGTGCCCGACGCCGTCCGTGCGCGGTTGCTCGCGATCCACGCGCACGGATTGCTCTACATCGATGATCTGGCCAGAGCCGACAGCGCGAGTCGACAGGCCGAGGAAGTCGCGGAGGCGGCGGGAGACCTCGCGGCGATGGTTTTCGGCATGGTCGCGCGTACCGTCACGCTGCGCGCGAGGGGCAGACTGGCGGATGCGGTCGAACTGGCGCGGGAGGCGGTCCAGGTGGCCGACCGGACGACCTCCGACGTCCGGCACCGGCACCCCCGGCTGTGGCTGGCACCGGCCCTCGGCGCGATGGACCGCCTCGCCGAAGCCGATGCGGTGTGCGAGATAGGGCAGCGGGAGGCCGGCGAGTTGGGTACCGCTTGGTCGCAGCCGCTGTGGCACTACCAGCGGGCTCGCCTGCGCATCGCCAACGGGCGGCTCGACGACGCGGCTGCGGAGGCCGAGGCCGGCCTCCGGTTCGCCGAGCAGCTCGCCGCGTACGCCTTGATGGTGCCGTTGCTGGGGCTGCTGGCCTACATCGCGATCCAGCGCGGCGAGGATGCGGCAGGCAACGCACATCTGGACAGCGCGGGCAAACTCGTCACCGATGGCATCGGAGGGGGGATGGAGGACCTGGGGTGGCCGATGGCCCTGGCGCAGGACGCGGCCGGGAAACCGGAAGCGGCGATGCGGACCCTGGACGAGATCTTCAGGTGTCTCCCCGACCGGATGCTGTTGCTGGTCTTCGACGTGCGGGCGAGCGCGACGCTCGTGTCCCTGGCCCAGCGGGTGGGCGACAGCAAACGCGCACAGCTCGTGGTGGACACCAGCCGGGCGCTGGCGGACCGCAATCCGATGGTGAGCTCCTTCGCGGGCGCGGCGAAGCACGCGGAAGGTCTGATAAAACAGGATCTGAACACCCTGCGCGATGCGGTGGCTGCTTTCCGACGCGGCCCGCGTCGGCTCGGTCTGGCACTGGCCCTCGAGGACACGGCCGCAGCCGAGTTCGATGCCGGAAACCGGCAGGGCGCGGTCAAGTTGTTGGAGGAATCCTCCGAGATAGCGCGCATCAGCGGTGCCCATCGGGACCTCGCACGCATCCAGGAGCGGTTGACCGAGCTGAACATTCCGCGCAAGCCCGCTCTGCACGGTACCTCGCGGTGGAACTGCTTGACGGAATCGGAACTTCGCGTGGCGCTTCTGGTCGCGGACGGGTTGACCAACCGCGAGGTCGCCGCCCGTTTGTTCCTGTCGCCGCACACGGTGGATAGCCACCTGCGGCACAGCTTCACCAAACTCGGCGTGTCCAGCCGGGTGGAGCTGACCCGCCAAGTCCTCGCAAACACCGAGGATGGGTAG
- a CDS encoding FAD-dependent oxidoreductase yields the protein MSLHVLIAGAGLGGLTLAHGLRKAGVDVTVYERDPRHDFRLQGYRIHIDAPGHTALAECLPEDLYELYIATSTATPDKQVAMFFDHRFDKTGEGDARAGDFTPARSPTAVNRHTLRQILLTGLDGALRFGRELVGYEQTDAGVQAHFADGSVANGDVLVAADGINSVVRHQLLPHAEICDTGVRAITGKTTMAALEADFPEELHNTFTGVHGPDYRTLAMAEYRSRRPQQEAATELVPDARLDPVPDYLMWLQLAPVGDLPIREQALWRTDSATLHGIALDMLDGWHPTLRRLVERADKPSTFPLSVRAVLPVNPWQTSNVTLLGDAIHAMAPIGGRGANTALCDAASLSAKLRAADRGQLSLYPAIAEYESRMREQGQEAVIASLHKSGPSLGARSPYSPEQTRTAS from the coding sequence ATGTCTCTACACGTTCTGATCGCGGGCGCCGGTCTCGGCGGGCTCACCCTCGCCCACGGTCTCCGTAAAGCCGGGGTCGATGTCACCGTCTACGAGCGCGATCCCAGGCACGACTTCCGGCTGCAGGGATACCGCATCCACATCGACGCCCCCGGGCACACGGCCCTCGCCGAGTGCCTGCCGGAAGACCTGTACGAGCTCTACATCGCCACGTCCACCGCCACACCGGACAAGCAGGTCGCGATGTTCTTCGATCACCGGTTCGACAAGACCGGCGAGGGAGATGCCCGGGCGGGCGACTTCACCCCGGCACGGTCGCCCACCGCGGTCAACCGCCACACGTTGCGTCAGATCCTGCTCACCGGTTTGGACGGCGCGCTCCGCTTCGGACGGGAACTCGTCGGTTACGAGCAGACCGACGCAGGGGTACAAGCGCATTTCGCGGATGGCAGCGTGGCAAACGGTGACGTGCTCGTCGCGGCGGACGGCATCAATTCGGTGGTACGACATCAGCTCCTTCCGCACGCCGAGATCTGTGACACCGGCGTCCGTGCCATCACCGGTAAGACCACGATGGCAGCGCTCGAAGCCGACTTCCCCGAAGAACTGCACAACACCTTCACCGGCGTACACGGTCCGGACTACCGGACCCTGGCCATGGCCGAGTACCGCTCCCGCCGCCCACAGCAAGAGGCGGCGACGGAGCTGGTCCCCGATGCCCGGCTGGATCCGGTGCCCGACTACCTGATGTGGCTGCAACTCGCCCCCGTCGGTGATCTCCCCATTCGCGAGCAGGCTCTGTGGCGCACCGACTCGGCGACGTTGCACGGCATCGCTCTGGACATGCTGGACGGATGGCATCCCACGCTGCGGCGACTCGTCGAGCGTGCCGACAAACCGTCCACGTTCCCGCTGTCGGTCCGTGCCGTGCTGCCCGTGAATCCCTGGCAGACGAGCAATGTCACGCTGCTCGGCGACGCCATCCACGCGATGGCCCCGATCGGCGGTCGAGGTGCGAACACCGCCCTGTGCGATGCCGCATCACTCAGCGCAAAACTACGCGCGGCCGACCGTGGGCAGCTTTCGCTGTATCCGGCCATCGCCGAGTACGAATCCAGGATGCGCGAGCAGGGGCAGGAGGCCGTGATCGCCTCGTTGCACAAGTCCGGGCCGAGCCTGGGTGCCCGCTCACCGTACAGCCCGGAGCAGACCCGCACTGCTTCGTAA
- a CDS encoding MFS transporter has protein sequence MPEQTVPSPSARSPLVGTNSPERRENQWAVLAVVLAGFFMILLDGTIMNVAIPPIQEDMSASYSAAQWMMTGYALAYGLLLIPAGRLGDRFGHKRLFLIGLAGFTLASALCGQASTAPEIITWRIVQGITAGMMNPAVLAMIQAAFRPAERGRAFVWYGAVAGIAASLGPVLGGLFISVDLGGWSWRPIFLLNVPIGLIVLLVALKVLPDYRGRGGSLDPVGAALLTTVLLLVIYPLIQGYEQGWPSWVFAALTASFPMGALFVAWQRSRLRRGAAPLIDIRLFRTRSFAAGVATTLTQFIAFASLQFALSAYLQLGLGSSALATGLVLLPFAVGTFVGSSISASAVRRLGRRALHLGSGLLLVGTAGVLATIGYLGTDVNVLWLAPTTFASGIGAMMLGAPLLGMALTDVPGQEAGTAGGVIATAQRVGHALGIAIVGTALFGSLPQAARHSASSTLHVEYGHAIQIAGLFCLAACILTFLLIFLLPHARGDSSTTGDR, from the coding sequence ATGCCCGAGCAGACCGTACCGAGCCCCTCGGCGCGATCACCCCTGGTCGGTACGAACTCTCCGGAGCGGCGCGAAAACCAGTGGGCGGTACTGGCCGTGGTGCTGGCCGGATTCTTCATGATCCTGCTGGACGGCACGATCATGAACGTCGCCATTCCGCCCATCCAGGAGGACATGTCGGCCAGTTACAGCGCGGCCCAATGGATGATGACCGGATACGCCCTGGCCTACGGGCTTCTGCTTATCCCCGCCGGTCGCCTCGGCGATCGGTTCGGACACAAGCGGCTGTTCCTCATCGGACTCGCGGGTTTCACCCTCGCCTCGGCGCTGTGCGGGCAGGCGAGCACAGCTCCGGAGATCATCACCTGGCGGATCGTGCAAGGAATCACCGCCGGAATGATGAATCCTGCGGTACTGGCGATGATCCAGGCGGCATTCCGACCGGCCGAACGGGGACGCGCGTTCGTCTGGTACGGCGCGGTCGCCGGAATCGCGGCCTCACTGGGACCGGTACTCGGCGGCTTGTTCATCTCGGTGGACCTCGGAGGATGGAGCTGGCGCCCGATCTTCCTGCTCAACGTCCCGATCGGACTGATCGTCCTGCTCGTTGCACTGAAAGTGCTGCCCGATTACCGGGGACGAGGCGGGTCGCTCGACCCGGTCGGTGCCGCCCTGCTCACCACCGTGCTGCTACTCGTGATCTACCCGCTGATCCAGGGGTACGAGCAGGGCTGGCCAAGCTGGGTCTTCGCCGCCCTCACCGCGTCCTTCCCGATGGGCGCGCTGTTCGTGGCCTGGCAACGCAGCCGGCTGCGCAGAGGGGCAGCACCGCTGATCGACATTCGATTGTTCCGCACACGATCGTTCGCGGCCGGTGTCGCTACTACTCTCACGCAGTTCATCGCGTTCGCCAGCCTGCAGTTCGCACTGTCGGCTTACTTGCAGCTCGGGCTCGGCAGCTCCGCCCTGGCCACCGGCCTGGTACTGCTGCCGTTCGCGGTCGGAACCTTCGTGGGGTCGTCGATATCCGCCTCGGCTGTCCGCCGTCTCGGCAGGAGAGCACTTCATCTGGGCAGTGGCCTGCTGCTGGTCGGCACCGCCGGTGTCCTCGCCACGATCGGTTATCTCGGCACCGATGTGAACGTACTGTGGCTGGCGCCGACGACGTTCGCCAGCGGTATCGGCGCGATGATGCTCGGTGCCCCATTGCTGGGGATGGCGCTCACCGACGTACCCGGCCAGGAAGCGGGCACGGCCGGTGGCGTCATCGCGACCGCGCAACGAGTCGGCCACGCGCTGGGGATCGCGATCGTCGGTACCGCGTTGTTCGGTTCGCTGCCACAGGCAGCACGACACTCGGCATCCTCGACACTGCACGTTGAGTACGGTCACGCCATCCAGATCGCCGGCTTGTTTTGCCTGGCTGCCTGCATCCTCACGTTCTTGCTCATCTTCCTCCTCCCGCACGCGCGGGGCGACTCCTCCACCACTGGTGACCGGTGA
- a CDS encoding PIG-L deacetylase family protein has translation MSEQLEPMPEDWRQALVIVAHPDDVEFAAAASVATWTDAGRDVAYLLVTRGEAGIDGMAPEQAGPLRENEQRASAGIVGVRDVRFLEGHRDGVIEEGLLLRRALAREVRRYRPELVVTLNHHDTWSFGAWNSADHRAVGRAVLDAVADAGNRWIFPELTSDEGFQPWGGVRWVAIAGSPYPSHAVEVTAALDRAVDSLAAHGNYLSALSDQSPERMARDFLERTTAQAGESFGVDHAVSFELIAR, from the coding sequence ATGTCGGAACAGCTCGAACCGATGCCGGAAGACTGGAGGCAAGCCCTGGTGATCGTCGCTCACCCGGACGATGTGGAGTTCGCCGCGGCGGCTTCGGTGGCCACTTGGACGGATGCCGGACGTGATGTCGCGTATCTGCTGGTGACCCGTGGTGAGGCGGGTATCGATGGGATGGCGCCCGAACAGGCCGGCCCGCTCCGGGAGAACGAGCAACGTGCGAGCGCGGGGATTGTCGGTGTGCGCGACGTGCGGTTCCTGGAGGGGCACCGTGACGGTGTCATCGAGGAGGGGCTGCTTCTCCGGCGTGCTCTCGCACGCGAGGTGCGGCGATATCGGCCGGAACTCGTGGTGACCCTCAACCACCACGACACCTGGAGCTTCGGCGCTTGGAACAGCGCCGATCACCGGGCCGTCGGTCGAGCAGTGCTGGATGCGGTCGCCGATGCGGGCAACCGTTGGATCTTCCCGGAACTGACCTCCGACGAAGGTTTCCAACCGTGGGGTGGCGTGCGCTGGGTGGCGATCGCCGGCTCACCGTACCCGTCACATGCCGTTGAAGTGACCGCCGCACTGGACCGGGCGGTGGATTCGCTGGCCGCCCACGGCAATTATCTCTCCGCGCTGAGCGACCAGTCGCCCGAGCGAATGGCTCGTGACTTCCTGGAACGTACGACGGCGCAGGCCGGTGAGTCGTTCGGTGTCGACCACGCCGTGTCCTTCGAGCTCATCGCGCGCTGA
- the wrbA gene encoding NAD(P)H:quinone oxidoreductase translates to MTEPVKVAVIYYSSTGNIHRLAEAVSTGAEKGGAEVRMRRVAELAPPEAIAGNPEWQANVDRTKDIPEAAQDDLEWADAVLFGTPTRYGTPAAQLKQFIDATGPLWQQGKLADKVYSVFVSTGTKHGGVESTVLSLSNIFYHWGGMIVPPGYTDPVQFELGNPYGAMHVSSTGAPGELELNSAHHQGRRSAEVAAALKAGR, encoded by the coding sequence ATGACCGAGCCCGTCAAGGTAGCGGTGATCTATTACAGCTCGACGGGGAATATCCACCGTCTGGCGGAAGCCGTGAGCACGGGAGCCGAGAAGGGTGGCGCCGAGGTGCGGATGCGCCGGGTGGCCGAGCTCGCTCCCCCCGAGGCCATCGCCGGCAACCCCGAGTGGCAGGCCAATGTCGATCGAACCAAGGACATTCCCGAAGCTGCCCAGGACGATCTCGAATGGGCCGACGCGGTCCTGTTCGGCACGCCGACCCGGTACGGCACCCCGGCCGCGCAACTCAAGCAGTTCATCGATGCCACGGGACCGCTGTGGCAGCAGGGCAAGCTGGCGGACAAGGTCTACAGCGTTTTCGTCTCCACCGGAACCAAGCACGGTGGCGTGGAAAGCACCGTGTTGTCGCTGTCGAACATCTTCTATCACTGGGGCGGGATGATCGTACCTCCCGGTTATACCGATCCGGTGCAGTTCGAGCTGGGTAACCCGTACGGAGCGATGCACGTTTCCAGCACCGGGGCGCCCGGCGAGCTGGAGCTGAACTCCGCCCACCATCAGGGCCGTCGCTCTGCCGAAGTCGCGGCTGCGCTCAAGGCGGGGCGTTGA
- a CDS encoding TetR/AcrR family transcriptional regulator: MSESAGNPGSTRRQRTRTELMAAMRALIEEHGFRAVSMGAVAEKAGVSRRTAYLHFASRNEMISALFDYVTEQEGLAESLQPVWQAPDAVTALDEWARHLARYHPRVLAVDRALDSVRRIDETVAQHREQVSGDQQQAGHRLAQRLHQENRLAPPWTVTTASDMIWALMSSDVIERLIVEREWPPAHFAEHLAALFRATFVTDPLPDEGTSLGSAARTG, from the coding sequence ATGTCGGAATCGGCCGGCAATCCGGGCAGCACCCGGCGGCAGCGGACCCGTACCGAACTGATGGCGGCCATGCGCGCGCTCATCGAGGAGCACGGCTTCCGGGCCGTGAGCATGGGGGCGGTGGCCGAGAAAGCAGGTGTCTCGCGGCGCACCGCCTACCTGCATTTCGCCTCTCGCAACGAGATGATCAGCGCCCTGTTCGACTACGTCACGGAACAGGAAGGACTGGCGGAATCGCTACAACCGGTTTGGCAGGCACCCGACGCCGTCACAGCACTCGACGAATGGGCACGACACCTCGCTCGGTACCACCCACGCGTCCTCGCCGTCGACCGCGCGCTCGACTCTGTACGACGAATCGACGAGACGGTCGCGCAACATCGCGAGCAGGTGTCCGGGGATCAGCAGCAAGCCGGCCACAGGCTGGCCCAGCGACTCCACCAAGAGAACCGGCTGGCACCGCCCTGGACCGTCACGACCGCGTCGGACATGATCTGGGCACTGATGTCCTCCGATGTGATCGAGCGGCTGATCGTGGAGCGCGAGTGGCCCCCCGCGCACTTCGCGGAGCACCTCGCCGCACTGTTCAGGGCCACTTTCGTCACCGATCCCCTGCCCGACGAGGGCACGAGTCTCGGGAGCGCCGCCCGGACGGGATAG